The Seriola aureovittata isolate HTS-2021-v1 ecotype China chromosome 3, ASM2101889v1, whole genome shotgun sequence genome includes a region encoding these proteins:
- the LOC130166270 gene encoding testis-expressed protein 2-like isoform X1 translates to MTSRHPSHAESAHSTDKQPPAVAPKLHVQRSLSKETVTIHFSAFGKEEEEEEEELHTTTVSTTSAAQDDSNIVTALEASEEMFEGAPLDSAAEVAVIPESPRLSPISRHHTNSSSTQTLSSRIAEQKSSTSSSFPTKSLSFPSSDKPFLSLVKSLSSDSESRDGVSSVPAPSVRHRHLMKNLVKSLSSDTSQDSSSSSSSTPYRLPESRLNLQLFKQFTQSRMPSATMSSAGDSKTAPSSPLTSPDNRSFFKVSDVEARIEDTKRRLSEVMSEPLQLLSKIMDEKSGSLVSSSIYRPKALSVSASELSNITSINGHLESNNNYCIKEEEGGDWEAESPNSAASGPPESPVSSAVDTKSPNRSSLLSMSLDKCSMSALAKQEDEDFCILYSDDFDTCTDTDGGGDRTEDTGTGSQTKVPLSGSTEPCSEDESESINPVSSIPHYTLIILTVLVYGYFVLPLPSYIGGMLLGIGLGFLLAIGVVWLTGPKPSGGFRHSRINGKLWSLTKLDIKEPEIYKGWMNEISNYDPETYHATLTHSVYVRLEGAIIRLSKPNHNIARRAAHNEPKPDVNYVSQKIYDLTNSKVYLMPQSLARKRVWNKKYPICIELGKQDDFMSKAEGDKCEAGEGMGIRDRGEANGGVQERGSSSSRDLTLYLFGRTGREKEEWFQRFLSASRLKADLKKTSSVPGSKSALSSHSRSSSRSSLDEALLSQPRSKDSSVSSTAAGGAKTKPLLDYSVYMASLLPEQVTVSPTAASPVLQSPQSSPGADKKLQSATSAQVQPRGEEEAVAWVNAALGRVFWDFLSEPYWAELVSKKIQMKLSKIRLPYFMNELTLTELDMGSATPRILGASKPSIDYRGLWFDLEISYSGSFLMTLETKMNLIRLGKEGENLRLGEFGKDGYRPRTYCLADSDEESSSAGSSDEEDSSDVSNDSAGAEGFVGGHKPSKIMRFVDKITKSKYFQKATETEFIKKKMEEVSNTPLLLTVELQELQGTLAVNIPPPPTDRIWYGFRTPPRLELKARPKLGEREVTLAHVTDWIEKKLDQEFQKIFVMPNMDDVWLTIMHSATDPRTASGSFVVPAVDPEPSQPDRENSSQP, encoded by the exons ATGACCAGCCGGCATCCTAGCCATGCAGAGAGCGCTCActccacagacaaacaaccaccTGCCGTGGCCCCCAAGCTCCATGTGCAGCGATCGCTGTCAAAGGAGACAGTCACCATCCACTTCTCAGCTTttgggaaggaggaagaggaggaggaagaagagctgCACACTACAACTGTCTCCACTACCTCAGCTGCTCAGGATGACTCAAACATTGTGACAGCCTTAGAAGCAAGCGAGGAGATGTTTGAAGGGGCGCCATTGGACTCTGCAGCCGAGGTTGCTGTCATTCCTGAATCACCCAGACTTTCTCCCATTTCTAGACATCACACTAACAGTTCTTCCACACAAACTCTGTCATCGCGTATTGCTGAGCAGAAGAGCTCAACTTCCAGCTCCTTTCCTACTAAATCTTTGAGCTTTCCCTCCAGCGACAAACCTTTTCTAAGTCTGGTGAAGTCTCTTTCCTCTGACAGCGAGTCTCGTGACGGGGTCTCTTCTGTTCCTGCTCCATCAGTAAGGCACAGGCATCTCATGAAGAATCTCGTCAAATCCTTATCTTCAGATACATCCCAGgactcatcctcatcctcctcctccacacccTACCGTCTTCCAGAGTCCCGCCTTAACCTTCAACTCTTCAAGCAATTCACACAGTCCCGAATGCCGTCTGCTACTATGTCGTCAGCCGGTGACTCTAAAACGGCCCCTTCCTCTCCATTAACCTCGCCAGATAACCGCAGTTTCTTCAAAGTCTCAGATGTCGAGGCACGAATTGAGGACACCAAGCGTCGTCTCTCTGAAGTCATGTCCGAGCCACTCCAGCTGCTGAGTAAGATCATGGATGAAAAGAGTGGCAGCTTAGTTAGCAGCAGCATTTACCGACCAAAGGCCCTCTCTGTCAGTGCCTCAGAACTCTCCAACATTACTTCCATAAATGGTCACCTGGAGAGCAACAACAATTACTGCAtcaaggaggaagagggaggtgACTGGGAGGCTGAGAGCCCCAACAGTGCGGCCTCAGGTCCACCTGAATCGccagtttcctctgctgttgaCACTAAGAGCCCCAACAGATCATCTCTACTTTCCATGTCACTGGACAAGTGCTCTATGTCTGCTCTTGCTAAACAGGAGGATGAGGACTTCTGCATCTTGTACAGTGATGACTTTGACACTTGTACTGACACCGATGGTGGTGGTGATAGAACTGAGGATACAGGAACTGGTAGTCAAACTAAAGTGCCACTAAGTGGTAGTACTGAACCATGCAGTGAAGATGAATCTGAAAGTATTAACCCGGTATCCAGTATTCCACACTATACTCTCATCATCCTCACTGTACTGGTCTATGGCTATTTTGTATTACCTCTGCCCAGTTACATTGGAGGAATGCTGCTTGGGATTGGGCTTGGATTCCTTTTAGCCATCGGTGTTGTGTGGCTGACGGGACCAAAACCTTCTGGTGGCTTTAGACATTCCAGAATCAACGGGAAGCTGTGGAGTCTGACCAAGTTGGACATTAAGGAACCAGAAATTTATAAG GGCTGGATGAATGAGATATCGAACTATGACCCAGAGACGTACCATGCCACGCTGACACACTCTGTGTATGTCCGGTTGGAGGGCGCCATCATTCGTCTGTCTAAGCCCAACCACAACATCGCCCGCCGTGCTGCACACAACGAACCAAAACCTGATGTCAACTACGTCAGTCAGAAGATCTATGACCTGACCAACAGCAAA GTGTATCTAATGCCTCAGAGCCTGGCCAGGAAGCGTGTATGGAACAAAAAATACCCAATCTGCATCGAGCTCGGCAAACAGGATGACTTCATGTCGAAGGCCGAAGGTGACAAGTGTGAGGCCGGCGAGGGCATGGGCATAAGGGACAGAGGAGAGGCGAATGGAGGAGTGCAGGAGCGAGGGTCTTCGTCCAGTAGAGACCTGACCCTTTATCTATTCGGAAGGActgggagggagaaggaggagtggTTCCAGCGGTTTCTTTCAGCTTCCAGGCTCAAGGCAGACTTGAAGAAAACCTCCAGCGTTCCTGGGAGTAAGAGCG CTCTGAGCTCTCACAGTCGCAGCAGCAGCCGAAGCAGTCTGGACGAGGCGCTGCTATCTCAGCCCAGGTCAAAGGACTCCTCGGTCTCCTCGACAGCAGCAGGCGGTGCCAAAACCAAGCCGCTACTGGATTACAGTGTCTATATGGCCTCTTTACTGCCAGAGCAGGTGACAGTCAGCCCTACAGCTGCCAGCCCTGTTCTCCAGAGTCCTCAGAGCAGCCCTGGAGCTGACAAGAAG CTCCAGAGCGCCACTTCAGCTCAGGTGCAGCccaggggggaggaggaggccgTTGCCTGGGTGAATGCGGCTCTTGGTCGGGTCTTCTGGGACTTTCTGAGTGAGCCCTACTGGGCTGAACTGGTCTCTAAGAAGATTCAGATGAAGCTCAGCAAGATACGG TTGCCTTACTTCATGAATGAGCTAACCCTGACAGAACTGGACATGGGCTCAGCCACTCCCAGAATCCTTGGGGCATCCAAACCTTCCATTGACTACAGAG GTCTGTGGTTTGACCTGGAGATTTCCTACAGTGGCTCCTTCCTGATGACCCTGGAGACCAAGATGAACCTCATTCGCCTGGGCAAGGAGGGAGAAAACCTCCGCTTAGGGGAATTTGGCAAAGATGG ATACAGGCCACGGACTTACTGCCTGGCTGATAGTGATGAAGAGTCATCCAGTGCAGGCTCATCAGACGAGGAAGACTCCTCAGACGTCTCGAATGACTCTGCTGGAGCAGAAGG TTTTGTTGGAGGCCACAAGCCGAGCAAGATCATGCGCTTCGTGGATAAGATTACCAAGTCCAAATATTTCCAAAAGGCCACGGAGACAGAGTTCATCAAAAAGAAGATGGAGGAAGTGTCCAATACACCGCTCCTGCTCACTGTAGAGTTGCAGGAACTCCAAGGAACCTTGGCTGTCAACATACCCCCTCCACCCACTGACAGGATATG GTATGGCTTTAGGACACCACCTCGCCTCGAACTGAAGGCACGACCCAAACTGGGAGAAAGAGAAGTCACTCTGGCTCATGTCACAGACTGGATAGAGAAAAAACTGGACCAGGAATTCCAG AAAATCTTTGTAATGCCAAACATGGACGATGTGTGGCTGACTATCATGCATTCTGCCACGGACCCGCGCACAGCCAGCGGATCGTTTGTCGTTCCTGCAGTGGACCCAGAACCTTCCCAGCCAGACAGGGAAAACTCCAGCCAGCCATGA
- the LOC130166270 gene encoding testis-expressed protein 2-like isoform X2, giving the protein MTSRHPSHAESAHSTDKQPPAVAPKLHVQRSLSKETVTIHFSAFGKEEEEEEEELHTTTVSTTSAAQDDSNIVTALEASEEMFEGAPLDSAAEVAVIPESPRLSPISRHHTNSSSTQTLSSRIAEQKSSTSSSFPTKSLSFPSSDKPFLSLVKSLSSDSESRDGVSSVPAPSVRHRHLMKNLVKSLSSDTSQDSSSSSSSTPYRLPESRLNLQLFKQFTQSRMPSATMSSAGDSKTAPSSPLTSPDNRSFFKVSDVEARIEDTKRRLSEVMSEPLQLLSKIMDEKSGSLVSSSIYRPKALSVSASELSNITSINGHLESNNNYCIKEEEGGDWEAESPNSAASGPPESPVSSAVDTKSPNRSSLLSMSLDKCSMSALAKQEDEDFCILYSDDFDTCTDTDGGGDRTEDTGTGSQTKVPLSGSTEPCSEDESESINPVSSIPHYTLIILTVLVYGYFVLPLPSYIGGMLLGIGLGFLLAIGVVWLTGPKPSGGFRHSRINGKLWSLTKLDIKEPEIYKGWMNEISNYDPETYHATLTHSVYVRLEGAIIRLSKPNHNIARRAAHNEPKPDVNYVSQKIYDLTNSKVYLMPQSLARKRVWNKKYPICIELGKQDDFMSKAEGDKCEAGEGMGIRDRGEANGGVQERGSSSSRDLTLYLFGRTGREKEEWFQRFLSASRLKADLKKTSSVPGSKSALSSHSRSSSRSSLDEALLSQPRSKDSSVSSTAAGGAKTKPLLDYSVYMASLLPEQVTVSPTAASPVLQSPQSSPGADKKLQSATSAQVQPRGEEEAVAWVNAALGRVFWDFLSEPYWAELVSKKIQMKLSKIRLPYFMNELTLTELDMGSATPRILGASKPSIDYRGLWFDLEISYSGSFLMTLETKMNLIRLGKEGENLRLGEFGKDGPRTYCLADSDEESSSAGSSDEEDSSDVSNDSAGAEGFVGGHKPSKIMRFVDKITKSKYFQKATETEFIKKKMEEVSNTPLLLTVELQELQGTLAVNIPPPPTDRIWYGFRTPPRLELKARPKLGEREVTLAHVTDWIEKKLDQEFQKIFVMPNMDDVWLTIMHSATDPRTASGSFVVPAVDPEPSQPDRENSSQP; this is encoded by the exons ATGACCAGCCGGCATCCTAGCCATGCAGAGAGCGCTCActccacagacaaacaaccaccTGCCGTGGCCCCCAAGCTCCATGTGCAGCGATCGCTGTCAAAGGAGACAGTCACCATCCACTTCTCAGCTTttgggaaggaggaagaggaggaggaagaagagctgCACACTACAACTGTCTCCACTACCTCAGCTGCTCAGGATGACTCAAACATTGTGACAGCCTTAGAAGCAAGCGAGGAGATGTTTGAAGGGGCGCCATTGGACTCTGCAGCCGAGGTTGCTGTCATTCCTGAATCACCCAGACTTTCTCCCATTTCTAGACATCACACTAACAGTTCTTCCACACAAACTCTGTCATCGCGTATTGCTGAGCAGAAGAGCTCAACTTCCAGCTCCTTTCCTACTAAATCTTTGAGCTTTCCCTCCAGCGACAAACCTTTTCTAAGTCTGGTGAAGTCTCTTTCCTCTGACAGCGAGTCTCGTGACGGGGTCTCTTCTGTTCCTGCTCCATCAGTAAGGCACAGGCATCTCATGAAGAATCTCGTCAAATCCTTATCTTCAGATACATCCCAGgactcatcctcatcctcctcctccacacccTACCGTCTTCCAGAGTCCCGCCTTAACCTTCAACTCTTCAAGCAATTCACACAGTCCCGAATGCCGTCTGCTACTATGTCGTCAGCCGGTGACTCTAAAACGGCCCCTTCCTCTCCATTAACCTCGCCAGATAACCGCAGTTTCTTCAAAGTCTCAGATGTCGAGGCACGAATTGAGGACACCAAGCGTCGTCTCTCTGAAGTCATGTCCGAGCCACTCCAGCTGCTGAGTAAGATCATGGATGAAAAGAGTGGCAGCTTAGTTAGCAGCAGCATTTACCGACCAAAGGCCCTCTCTGTCAGTGCCTCAGAACTCTCCAACATTACTTCCATAAATGGTCACCTGGAGAGCAACAACAATTACTGCAtcaaggaggaagagggaggtgACTGGGAGGCTGAGAGCCCCAACAGTGCGGCCTCAGGTCCACCTGAATCGccagtttcctctgctgttgaCACTAAGAGCCCCAACAGATCATCTCTACTTTCCATGTCACTGGACAAGTGCTCTATGTCTGCTCTTGCTAAACAGGAGGATGAGGACTTCTGCATCTTGTACAGTGATGACTTTGACACTTGTACTGACACCGATGGTGGTGGTGATAGAACTGAGGATACAGGAACTGGTAGTCAAACTAAAGTGCCACTAAGTGGTAGTACTGAACCATGCAGTGAAGATGAATCTGAAAGTATTAACCCGGTATCCAGTATTCCACACTATACTCTCATCATCCTCACTGTACTGGTCTATGGCTATTTTGTATTACCTCTGCCCAGTTACATTGGAGGAATGCTGCTTGGGATTGGGCTTGGATTCCTTTTAGCCATCGGTGTTGTGTGGCTGACGGGACCAAAACCTTCTGGTGGCTTTAGACATTCCAGAATCAACGGGAAGCTGTGGAGTCTGACCAAGTTGGACATTAAGGAACCAGAAATTTATAAG GGCTGGATGAATGAGATATCGAACTATGACCCAGAGACGTACCATGCCACGCTGACACACTCTGTGTATGTCCGGTTGGAGGGCGCCATCATTCGTCTGTCTAAGCCCAACCACAACATCGCCCGCCGTGCTGCACACAACGAACCAAAACCTGATGTCAACTACGTCAGTCAGAAGATCTATGACCTGACCAACAGCAAA GTGTATCTAATGCCTCAGAGCCTGGCCAGGAAGCGTGTATGGAACAAAAAATACCCAATCTGCATCGAGCTCGGCAAACAGGATGACTTCATGTCGAAGGCCGAAGGTGACAAGTGTGAGGCCGGCGAGGGCATGGGCATAAGGGACAGAGGAGAGGCGAATGGAGGAGTGCAGGAGCGAGGGTCTTCGTCCAGTAGAGACCTGACCCTTTATCTATTCGGAAGGActgggagggagaaggaggagtggTTCCAGCGGTTTCTTTCAGCTTCCAGGCTCAAGGCAGACTTGAAGAAAACCTCCAGCGTTCCTGGGAGTAAGAGCG CTCTGAGCTCTCACAGTCGCAGCAGCAGCCGAAGCAGTCTGGACGAGGCGCTGCTATCTCAGCCCAGGTCAAAGGACTCCTCGGTCTCCTCGACAGCAGCAGGCGGTGCCAAAACCAAGCCGCTACTGGATTACAGTGTCTATATGGCCTCTTTACTGCCAGAGCAGGTGACAGTCAGCCCTACAGCTGCCAGCCCTGTTCTCCAGAGTCCTCAGAGCAGCCCTGGAGCTGACAAGAAG CTCCAGAGCGCCACTTCAGCTCAGGTGCAGCccaggggggaggaggaggccgTTGCCTGGGTGAATGCGGCTCTTGGTCGGGTCTTCTGGGACTTTCTGAGTGAGCCCTACTGGGCTGAACTGGTCTCTAAGAAGATTCAGATGAAGCTCAGCAAGATACGG TTGCCTTACTTCATGAATGAGCTAACCCTGACAGAACTGGACATGGGCTCAGCCACTCCCAGAATCCTTGGGGCATCCAAACCTTCCATTGACTACAGAG GTCTGTGGTTTGACCTGGAGATTTCCTACAGTGGCTCCTTCCTGATGACCCTGGAGACCAAGATGAACCTCATTCGCCTGGGCAAGGAGGGAGAAAACCTCCGCTTAGGGGAATTTGGCAAAGATGG GCCACGGACTTACTGCCTGGCTGATAGTGATGAAGAGTCATCCAGTGCAGGCTCATCAGACGAGGAAGACTCCTCAGACGTCTCGAATGACTCTGCTGGAGCAGAAGG TTTTGTTGGAGGCCACAAGCCGAGCAAGATCATGCGCTTCGTGGATAAGATTACCAAGTCCAAATATTTCCAAAAGGCCACGGAGACAGAGTTCATCAAAAAGAAGATGGAGGAAGTGTCCAATACACCGCTCCTGCTCACTGTAGAGTTGCAGGAACTCCAAGGAACCTTGGCTGTCAACATACCCCCTCCACCCACTGACAGGATATG GTATGGCTTTAGGACACCACCTCGCCTCGAACTGAAGGCACGACCCAAACTGGGAGAAAGAGAAGTCACTCTGGCTCATGTCACAGACTGGATAGAGAAAAAACTGGACCAGGAATTCCAG AAAATCTTTGTAATGCCAAACATGGACGATGTGTGGCTGACTATCATGCATTCTGCCACGGACCCGCGCACAGCCAGCGGATCGTTTGTCGTTCCTGCAGTGGACCCAGAACCTTCCCAGCCAGACAGGGAAAACTCCAGCCAGCCATGA
- the ccdc40 gene encoding coiled-coil domain-containing protein 40 produces the protein MQSAEGERGEGGEGGWVDGRPNQDEEFNKLQEGLDKTAEDEGATTPPVDQTEPEPADSARQPHPGLRDADEDSLVATNSVQHNVAQLPVIPHFSYLHTSEDMEDQEPLPEDEEEEEFIVLDPEHPLVRRQQTALNSQLSKQLERINLGLKEKLAVEKADASHLQDIGFEMFTIQEQLARLYTRLEDRQHTKVQAEAKHRQAQDQLEATKNHYSSTTSQCSKAKTNVSQLQAEIDNLMLHLVFTQGVSEDLRSNVKAMKNARRKAGAEKDQAEEQKLKQDLYVERLTKDMEKLMQQMAMYEAQTSAQAEETQTAKEAHSEAEMEMESLVMARKQLLQQWNSSLVGMRRRDEAFNAMQEAVRAVEHQAILLEREIEGYKKSTTEEQEQNETLTLQLNWSQMDVATSKKLISQKLSQQEALQAHYSTNLRTLRETESTLARLTKETSAHQVEVNDQRRQLEKESAVRLELEEKIMTHMQQKLTHNKAAKYSQWLTSKIATLKKEKISQLWQLENEVVTVGLESGEVSQHLDSLALTQDALDEEIANYNKLLTSNQAKISSFITIIGQKQAIITNYNRKICHIAASTGNEDLSPLQIKVEGLMAQIEELAANIKSDQQLWMKQQGILVGLSQEIEANRKNMLKLQTEYTGMQQKKIRLESQIEAENQEQTEMEKNVKMLRGDLLKLNTLLSKNGQLSQALEQENALIETDFLHRLKEAEWESVEMQMKHEKTQEEKERLLNSLVEAERQIMLWEKKTQLIKETRSAVDSEVGQGDIQIMKAEIHRMEVRLNQLMKQQELLLRESEATVARRETIVLRKEAMVNSSHKQTTKGELSRFIQGLQRKIQDTHKHVTECEQVIRELQESQVSLSDRLAQQKQQLIELCGTSYALDPDFISLQDTKDRNLVHLVSLQSRTKKLQGVCEGNYQASSTSESVGAALQSQIERVHSTSNILHRVCEEFPQHQGALRRLSLALAARTQALDQQAS, from the exons ATGCAGAGCGCTGAAGGTGagagaggtgaaggaggagaaggaggctgGGTGGATGGAAGGCCCAACCAAGATGAGGAATTCAACAAGCTACAGGAAGGACTTGATAAAACAGCTGAGGACGAGGGAGCGACTACCCCACCTGTG GATCAGACAGAACCAGAGCCTGCTGACTCAGCCCGTCAGCCTCACCCTGGCCTTAGAGATGCAGATGAAGACTCCCTTGTGGCCACAAATTCAG tgcAACACAATGTTGCTCAGTTGCCGGTGATTCCTCACTTCTCATACCTTCACACATCAGAAGACATGGAGGATCAGGAGCCACTgccagaggatgaggaagaggaggagttcATTGTTCTTGATCCTGAACAT CCCCTGGTCAGAAGGCAACAAACTGCTCTGAACAGCCAGCTCAGCAAGCAGCTGGAGAGGATCAACCTGGGACTGAAGGAAAAG CTGGCAGTAGAGAAGGCAGATGCCAGCCACTTGCAGGATATAGGTTTTGAGATGTTTACAATTCAGGAGCAGCTGGCCAGGCTCTATACCAGGCTGGAGGACCGTCAACACACCAAGGTACAGGCTGAAGCCAAACATCGGCAAGCACAGGATCAACTGGAGGCAACAAAGAACCACTATTCCAGTACTACCAGCCAGTGCAGCAAAGCCAAAACCAATG TGTCCCAGCTACAGGCGGAGATTGACAACCTGATGCTGCACCTCGTCTTCACACAAGGAGTCAGTGAAGATCTGCGTTCTAATGTCAAAGCCATGAAGAATGCTAGACGCAAAGCGGGAGCTGAGAAGGACCAGGCCGAAGAGCAGAAATTAAAGCAG GATTTGTATGTGGAGCGTCTAACAAAGGACATGGAGAAGTTGATGCAGCAGATGGCCATGTATGAGGCCCAGACTAGTGCTCaagcagaggagacacagacagctAAAGAGGCCCACTCTGAG gctGAGATGGAAATGGAGTCTCTGGTGATGGCACGTAAACAGCTGCTACAGCAGTGGAACAGCAGCCTGGTGGGCATGAGGAGACGAGATGAGGCCTTCAATGCGATGCAGGAGGCTGTGCG TGCGGTCGAGCACCAGGCTATCTTACTGGAAAGAGAGATAGAAGGCTACAAGAAATCCACCACTGAGGAGCAGGAGCAAAATGAGACACTGACTTTGCAGCTGAATTGGTCCCAGATGGATGTAGCCACCTCTAAAAAGCTGATCAGTCAAAAGCTGTCCCAGCAAGAGGCTCTGCAGGCCCACTACAGCACCAACCTCCGCACtctgagggagacagagagcacCCTTGCCAGGCTCACAAAG GAAACCAGTGCCCACCAGGTTGAAGTCAACGATCAGAGGAGGCAGTTGGAGAAAGAAAGTGCTGTGCGTCTGGAGTTGGAGGAAAAGATCATGACCCACATGCAGCAGAAGCTAACACACAACAAGGCTGCTAAGTACTCCCAATGGCTCACCAGCAAGATAGCCACACTcaagaaagaaaag ATATCTCAGTTGTGGCAGTTGGAGAATGAGGTGGTGACGGTAGGACTGGAGAGTGGCGAGGTCAGCCAACATCTGGACAGCCTGGCCCTCACTCAGGATGCCCTCGATGAGGAGATTGCAAATTACAACAAGTTACTCACATCCAACCAGGCTAAGATTTCTTCCTTCATTACAATCATCGGGCAGAAGCAGGCCATCATCACAAACTACAATAGAAAGATCTGTCATATCGCAGCCAGCACTGGG AATGAAGACCTGAGTCCTCTGCAGATCAAGGTAGAGGGATTGATGGCTCAGATTGAAGAGCTTGCAGCAAATATCAAGAGTGACCAGCAGCTCTGGATGAAACAGCAGGGGATTCTAGTAGGACTGAGCCAGGAGATAGAGGCCAACAGGAAGAACATGCTCAAACTGCAGACAGAGTACACTGGCATGCAGCAAAAGAAAATACGCTTGGAGA GTCAGATTGAAGCAGAGAACCAAGagcagacagagatggagaagaacGTGAAGATGTTGAGGGGAGACTTGCTGAAGCTCAACACCTTGCTCAGCAAGAACGGACAGCTCAGCCAGGCGCTGGAGCAGGAGAATGCACTGATAGAGACAGATTTCCTTCACAGACTGAAG GAGGCAGAGTGGGAGTCAGTTGAGATGCAGATGAAACACGAGAAGACccaggaggaaaaagagagactCCTCAACAGCCTGGTGGAAGCTGA GCGGCAGATCATGCTGTGGGAGAAGAAAACCCAGCTTATAAAAGAGACGCGTTCAGCTGTGGATTCTGAGGTGGGCCAGGGAGACATCCAGATTATGAAGGCTGAGATCCACCGTATGGAG GTGCGACTCAACCagctgatgaagcagcaggaacTGCTGCTGCGGGAGAGTGAAGCAACAGTGGCGAGGAGGGAGACCATCGTTCTCCGCAAGGAGGCCATGGTCAACAGCTCCCACAAACAAACTACGAAGGGCGAGTTGAGCCGCTTCATACAGGGCCTGCAGCGCAAGATTCAGGACACACATAAg CATGTGACAGAGTGTGAACAGGTGATCAGGGAGCTACAGGAGAGCCAGGTGAGTCTGAGTGACAGACTTGCACagcaaaagcagcagctgatagAACTGTGCGGCACCAGCTACGCCCTTGACCCTGACTTCATAAGTCTCCAGGATACCAAAGACAGG AACCTAGTGCACCTGGTGTCTCTACAGAGCCGAACCAAGAAGCTGCAGGGGGTGTGTGAGGGCAACTACCAAGCCTCATCCACCAGCGAGTCAGTAGGAGCCGCTCTGCAAAGCCAGATTGAGCGGGTTCACTCTACCAGCAACATCCTGCACCGTGTGTGTGAGGAGTTTCCCCAGCACCAGGGGGCGCTCCGCAGGTTGTCATTAGCATTGGCAGCACGCACACAGGCCCTGGATCAGCAGGCATCCTGA